The following coding sequences are from one bacterium SCSIO 12741 window:
- a CDS encoding methyltransferase, whose translation MHFKYSNKNYQIQRYPKSSNRSLRPWSAADEYLIQYLDSLEYIPSNPLLVNDRFGFLSCVLHASLPTTVIHHFSQEKACRQNSQANQIVLREEQFAYPLDTLKPSSLAVIKVPKSLDLFHLQLAQLHDALTDDGEVVAAFMTRHFSPEMVQIAGQYFEEVDQSQAWKKSRLIHLRGKKELSKKPDFIHEVSDTSGHSFQQYFGVFSAHHIDQASQFLVDHLQMPKEAECVLDLASGNGYLSSALAQQLPEANIQLIDDFYLAVESSKLNLQGDRFSFHFGDCLDRFPADFFDGVVCNPPFHFEHETNIEVSLSLFQEVKKCLKPSGSFQLVANRHLNYSSHLRKWFSEVTQVAENEKFEVLLCKP comes from the coding sequence TTGCATTTTAAGTATTCGAACAAGAATTACCAGATTCAACGCTACCCCAAATCCAGCAACCGCTCTCTAAGACCCTGGAGCGCTGCCGATGAATACCTGATTCAATACCTCGATTCCCTGGAATATATTCCAAGCAATCCCCTTTTGGTCAATGATCGATTTGGATTTCTTTCTTGCGTGTTGCATGCGTCCTTGCCTACCACAGTGATTCATCATTTCTCCCAGGAAAAGGCATGCCGTCAAAACTCACAAGCTAATCAGATTGTTTTGCGTGAAGAACAGTTTGCCTATCCATTGGATACGTTAAAGCCCTCTTCCTTAGCCGTGATTAAGGTTCCCAAATCGCTGGATTTGTTTCACCTTCAATTGGCCCAGCTACACGATGCGCTAACAGACGATGGCGAAGTAGTAGCTGCTTTTATGACCCGTCACTTTAGCCCCGAAATGGTGCAAATTGCAGGTCAATATTTCGAAGAAGTAGATCAAAGTCAGGCTTGGAAAAAGTCTCGTTTGATTCACCTTCGCGGAAAAAAGGAGTTGAGTAAAAAGCCTGATTTCATCCATGAAGTAAGTGATACCTCAGGGCATTCCTTCCAACAATACTTTGGTGTGTTTTCGGCTCATCACATTGATCAAGCCAGCCAGTTTTTAGTCGATCATTTGCAAATGCCCAAAGAGGCCGAATGTGTTCTCGATCTGGCCAGTGGCAACGGTTACCTTTCATCTGCTTTGGCCCAACAATTGCCGGAAGCCAATATTCAGTTGATCGATGACTTCTACCTGGCCGTTGAGTCTTCCAAATTGAACCTACAAGGCGATCGTTTCTCCTTCCATTTTGGGGATTGTTTGGATCGTTTTCCTGCTGATTTCTTTGATGGGGTGGTATGCAACCCTCCGTTTCATTTTGAGCATGAAACCAACATTGAGGTTTCCCTTAGCCTGTTTCAGGAAGTGAAAAAATGCCTTAAACCTTCGGGTAGCTTTCAGCTGGTGGCCAACCGGCATTTGAACTACAGTAGCCACTTAAGGAAATGGTTTAGTGAGGTTACACAGGTAGCTGAAAACGAGAAGTTTGAGGTTTTGCTCTGCAAACCTTGA
- a CDS encoding T9SS type A sorting domain-containing protein: MKKTIFTLAIGLLTANFSMAQTIYTVSDGGDKVMDILNTMVSETRIPASGTVSSVNTVGSHATVATTHNSGTNISMVYSDIHWDYVYTNHSSPQCSTQAAMNPLLTVAFARYRQMTGGNGAGAHLILDTDPALTSNPYVPYYYYWHPRAGQPVDTLDPINVLGHHNHPGPGCNPRNHVIYYYLVKSNGDVVHFGDVANIDHYEMEHDFNKLPTTNNSPSSSVSTAINNILTNAATFYASEYSCVGYRVNVTLFNGSQEQAYLLGPNNDFHWKNKYDPCPQNDPLDCNFFGVNFNDPDAEIVHFDGPTSTRLSAISVKPLRYDWDAAGSPMISQMDHIATFDMSMMGHTPVTLDLFYEKHNQGCYHVTSVTNTIYFPGGSCNVPPPPAAPNGPQGPAEPSSVGEETSEMEPVLVYPNPTDGVFTVQSQKEISISVLGINGQQVSPEVHLGNGMEMSVDLTTEPAGIYILNITDKDGSVTRKKLIVE, from the coding sequence ATGAAAAAGACAATTTTTACGCTAGCAATTGGGCTTTTGACGGCTAATTTCTCGATGGCCCAAACCATCTATACCGTGAGCGACGGTGGCGATAAGGTCATGGATATATTGAATACCATGGTCTCCGAAACAAGAATTCCCGCCAGTGGTACGGTAAGTTCTGTAAACACTGTTGGTTCACATGCTACTGTTGCGACTACACACAACAGTGGAACGAATATTTCCATGGTTTACTCAGATATTCATTGGGACTATGTATATACCAATCACAGTAGTCCCCAATGTAGCACCCAAGCAGCTATGAACCCCCTACTTACCGTGGCCTTTGCAAGGTACCGCCAAATGACTGGAGGGAATGGAGCAGGAGCACATCTCATTTTAGATACCGACCCAGCTCTAACCTCTAATCCCTATGTTCCTTACTACTACTATTGGCATCCTCGGGCAGGACAACCTGTTGATACACTGGATCCGATTAATGTGTTGGGGCACCATAACCATCCTGGACCAGGTTGCAATCCTCGCAATCATGTGATTTATTATTACCTGGTAAAATCCAATGGTGACGTAGTACACTTTGGGGATGTAGCGAATATTGACCACTATGAAATGGAACACGACTTCAATAAACTTCCAACGACCAATAATTCACCAAGCAGTTCAGTTTCTACCGCGATCAACAATATTTTGACCAATGCGGCTACTTTTTATGCCAGCGAATATTCTTGCGTTGGTTATCGGGTAAACGTGACCTTGTTTAACGGCTCACAGGAGCAGGCCTACTTGTTGGGACCTAACAACGATTTTCATTGGAAAAACAAGTACGATCCATGTCCACAAAACGATCCTTTGGATTGCAATTTCTTTGGCGTGAATTTTAACGATCCGGATGCTGAAATCGTTCATTTTGATGGTCCAACTTCGACCCGACTAAGTGCTATTTCCGTTAAGCCTCTAAGATACGACTGGGACGCAGCTGGTTCGCCAATGATCTCTCAGATGGATCATATCGCAACCTTCGATATGTCTATGATGGGCCACACTCCGGTTACCTTAGATCTATTCTATGAAAAACACAATCAAGGATGCTACCACGTAACTTCGGTAACCAACACGATTTATTTTCCTGGTGGATCTTGTAATGTACCACCGCCACCCGCTGCACCTAATGGACCTCAAGGACCTGCTGAGCCTTCATCAGTAGGAGAAGAAACGTCGGAAATGGAACCCGTATTGGTTTACCCTAATCCAACTGATGGTGTGTTTACCGTGCAATCCCAAAAGGAAATTTCGATTAGTGTTTTGGGAATTAATGGTCAGCAGGTTTCTCCGGAAGTTCACTTAGGAAACGGAATGGAGATGAGCGTTGATTTAACCACCGAACCAGCTGGAATTTATATCCTAAACATTACCGATAAGGATGGTTCTGTGACGAGAAAAAAATTGATTGTCGAGTAG
- a CDS encoding arylesterase yields the protein MKSRALIFKVFVVVWFSFILISCGNEPAKTPTASAQPEAAQEVEKSTIVFFGNSLTAAFGIDPELGFVSRIQQRIDSLNLPYTCVNAGNSGETTHGGLERLDWVLRKPVSILVLELGANDGLRGLDPPTAKANLIKMINIYREANPEGKVLLLGIMSPPSMGEEYTREFNPIFKEISEETGCALVPFLLDGVAGNQKLNLPDGIHPTAEGHAILTETVWKELKPLLKTD from the coding sequence ATGAAAAGTCGCGCTCTTATTTTCAAGGTTTTTGTTGTTGTTTGGTTTTCATTTATTCTGATTTCTTGCGGTAATGAGCCGGCCAAGACTCCGACAGCTTCGGCCCAACCGGAAGCGGCTCAGGAAGTGGAAAAATCGACCATCGTATTTTTTGGAAACAGCCTGACAGCGGCCTTTGGGATTGATCCGGAATTGGGCTTTGTGAGCCGTATACAGCAGCGAATTGATTCGCTTAATTTGCCTTACACCTGCGTGAATGCTGGAAACTCGGGCGAAACCACACATGGCGGCTTGGAACGTTTGGACTGGGTGTTGAGAAAACCCGTGTCTATTTTGGTTTTGGAATTGGGAGCCAATGACGGATTGAGAGGATTGGATCCGCCCACGGCAAAGGCAAACCTGATTAAAATGATCAACATATACCGGGAAGCCAATCCTGAAGGCAAGGTGCTGCTCTTGGGAATTATGTCTCCCCCTTCAATGGGAGAGGAGTATACCCGGGAATTTAACCCCATTTTCAAGGAGATTTCAGAAGAAACGGGCTGTGCATTGGTTCCCTTTTTGTTGGATGGCGTTGCAGGTAACCAGAAACTCAACTTGCCCGATGGTATTCACCCGACGGCAGAGGGGCATGCGATATTGACCGAAACGGTTTGGAAGGAATTAAAGCCCCTTTTGAAGACCGACTAA